TGCTTTAAATGCCGCTTCTCTTAATAAAAGCTCTTCTTTAAGAGATTTAGTAAGTGCTGCATAATGCCATCCAAATTGTGAAAGTAAATCTcctaaaacaataaatttcctCTCTGTATTAGTGCAAGCTTTTCTAAATGCTGCTGGGACAATAGATCTTTCAACATTTTCAAACTGCTTTGGAATACCTTCATACACCGTAATTCTATTAGCTGCCGCTTGCCCTCTTTTAGTTTTCCTACAAGCCATATTTCTAAATACTTTTCTAAAATACTTAGAAGGCTCTTTGTAGTGGAATGTACCCCTTGCTGGATTAACAATATTTCTTTTGTTAAGATAACTTTTATAAGCTGCAACATGTCTATGCATATCACCAGTGAAAACAAGACTTTCTGCACATAATACGTGTATAGTATACCCTTCAAGTGCCTTTTTTGCAATGAAGGCTCCTAGTTTTCCTGCTACGTGGTCAGTTCCATCTATTACCAATTCTCTATTCATGTAGGGCagaaaatttttgtaaaatttttttaaaaaacagaaGAGCTTTAAAGGGAAATAAGAAACAATAAAAGtgcaaataaattattcataaggAACAAACTTTCAATTATTAATTTACTTGCAATAAATTGTTTTAGAGTATcggcaaaatttaaaaataagattttgaAATTATGGTTAGATTATAGCCATTTAAgccaataaaatttgataaattcccCTGGTATGATTATCGTCGTACATATAAGTTAGATTATAGCTACTtaaccacatattatttaataaatactctGGTATGATTATCGTCGTATATATAAGTTagattatagctatttaagccaataaaatttgataaataccCTGGTATGATTATCGTCGTACATATAAGTTTGATTATGGCTACTtaaccacatattatttaataaataccctggTATGATTATCGTCGTACATATAAGTTTGATTATGGCTACTtaaccacatattatttaataaataccctggTATGATTATCGTCGTACATATAAGTTTGATTATGGCTACTtaaccacatattatttaataaataccctggTATAATTATCGTCGTACATATAAGTTTGATTATGGCTACTtaaccacatattatttaataaatactctGGTATAATTATCGTCGTACATATAAGTTAGATTATAGCTATTAagccaataaaatttaataaataccctggTATGATTATCGTCGTATATATAAGTTTGATTATGGCTACTtaaccacatattatttaataaatactctGGTATGATTATCGTCGTCTATTATATATGCTCTGCAATGTTTGAAAACAATATCGTTGATTAAAGTGCCAATCTTGGTTTTCTATATACCGCGATCAATTTCAATGGCAAAATACTCATGAATATGCTCGCATATAATGTTGTTATTGGGTATAAAAAATagggaaattataatttttggctGAAACGCTTGAATTTGGACTATAAAACATAAGTGAAAAAGGTTTGCGGTTCAACATAAATATTTTCGCCGAATTTTATTAGCAGTTTAAAGTGCTAGAGAATTGGTTTTAACGTAGGTTTTATTGAAAATTCGacgattttttacttttgataatttaaattgtgCCTAAATGGCAAAACATATAATTAACCGCCAATGCACTCTTTTCCCAAGAATTATTACTCTAAACACATTAAAACTTATATATCAAGAAATATctttattattaacaaaaaaaactcgacgtttaaagatttttttttagttttcacCTATAGttggatatataaattatacttaaataaatacacatgtttaccTTTAAATCTTACTCCTATTAATAAATATCTTTATGTTAAAAGTATTTAATGACATCAGGGGTAACTTTAACACTTTAGAGCACTTTCTATTTTCAGTAATCTtcaaaacaaattatattatctattttttaCATCTAAAATATGTTGTAAATTAGGCATAAAAAAACAACCATTTGTTACGCAAAATAAGAAATGTTGTTGTTATAAAAAGCCTTATTTGGCATtagttgatatttatttaaaactttttcaaaaaattatatggaATTCCTAGGAAACGCTAGGAATACCCAATGCCAAATGATTGAAAATTGCCTTGCATATATAATTCTAGCGATCGccaattcatatttttaaacccttgcttatattaaaaatcaataattttctaaattaattacatcaaaaTCCAATACAATTTAGTGTTatcttttgtaattaatttcatattatgaattttaatggGCCAAATAACATAATATGATTCCACGTActctatttatttaagatttaaaATGCCATGTTTTTGTAAAATGGGCGTGGGTAACTTCCGTACATGCTTCAGCCAACTTCTTAATTATATGATAATCTATTATTTAGCAAATAATCTGAAGAAAATGATTTCAAGGGTTTTATTGAATAAGATTGGCCAAAAAAAGTATAAtcctacaaaatttaataatttttttagaataaaatcTGGTATTTATTAaagcatattatatatagtcgaagataatcataacaagggcaTTTAATAAAGCATAATATATgttgaaatagtattaattaaataacgcTAAATGTCTAATATGTCTACAGAtaacaacaatatatatatccaacttttaaTAAACTAAACCATATTTGATGACTTGAGAAGAGTTAGATCTAAATTCTACAAGAATGGCAGGGGGTAGAGACTTCACCTAAGATTTAAGCAGACATCCAAACACTAGTTCGTTAGAAGACAAAGGTAAGCGTTTTTttggtaaagtaaaaaaaactagTAATTAAGATGGGAGATTTATTTGTAAAAGTGAAAACGAAAGGAATTATAAAATTAGAGCAAACTTTgagacttaaataaataaattaataattattgttgTTATCATCTGAAGACCTATAGGcattaagggttatttatttaataatatttctacaATTATATTAAAGACAAGTGTGCAATTGAATATAAAAGAAGAAAAGCTTAATATAAATTTGCGGTGAATTAAAACTCCCCCAATATTTTCTAAAACATTTTATTGGCCTGATATATGGTTTAAATAGAtttcaaattaacattttttaaatttacatttctcttttgtttttattttagacaTGAGGATTTTATAACAAATAAGAATCAGGAAAACTG
This window of the Arctopsyche grandis isolate Sample6627 unplaced genomic scaffold, ASM5162203v2 HiC_scaffold_50, whole genome shotgun sequence genome carries:
- the LOC143921926 gene encoding large ribosomal subunit protein uL13-like, producing MNRELVIDGTDHVAGKLGAFIAKKALEGYTIHVLCAESLVFTGDMHRHVAAYKSYLNKRNIVNPARGTFHYKEPSKYFRKVFRNMACRKTKRGQAAANRITVYEGIPKQFENVERSIVPAAFRKACTNTERKFIVLGDLLSQFGWHYAALTKSLKEELLLREAAFKAESMKKQEEAAKVALSSSFKKEVEKAMKEFA